From a single Populus trichocarpa isolate Nisqually-1 chromosome 17, P.trichocarpa_v4.1, whole genome shotgun sequence genomic region:
- the LOC18107051 gene encoding transcription factor bHLH143 isoform X2, whose translation MVCQAASQTRFRALKYENGIAGKPTIIVRVIACYRPLQDCQAEGSWLSPPHSTRKLPNFHCMTTSLDPAQLQCLPECMNPGTRMTSANMAMPGLAVSSIPNFKTQGNEAYGLPQCLPSNFQNFLHATNPYVRENLSVFSYGFGREGVRNPIPGCQRRFLVFDQSGNEQRLIYSSFGPPVPKPTAADAKPIPGYFDHNEYAAKMDQTKLMKLPEVSDENHFTSEESEMHEDTEEINALLYSDDDYYDENGGGSDDDGDDSDDDEVRSTGHSPILIKSHGTQEQAEKIIEEEGTSSDGPNKRQKLIDGGYKKSSLVDTASSVKVETFHGYDDDMESNYAKRQSQDGEMISILSSKQFRKDKIRATLKILESIIPGAKDKEPLLVLDEAIDYLKSLKLKAKTLGVSYL comes from the exons ATGGTGTGCCAAGCAGCAAGTCAAACAAGATTTCGGGCCCTGAAATACGAGAATGGAATTGCTGGAAAACCAACAATTATAGTTAGAGTTATTGCATGCTATCGACCATTACAGGATTGCCAG GCTGAAGGTTCTTGGCTTTCTCCACCACATTCTACTCGGAAATTGCCAAATTTCCATTGCATGACCACATCATTGGATCCTGCGCAACTACAATGTTTGCCAGAATGTATGAACCCTGGCACGCGCATGACTTCTGCAAATATGGCAATGCCAGGGCTGGCAGTTTCAAGCATTCCAAATTTCAAGACACAAGGCAATGAAGCCTACGGGTTGCCTCAGTGTTTACCCTCTAACTTTCAGAATTTTCTTCACGCTACAAATCCATATGTCAGAGAAAATTTGTCTGTGTTTTCTTATGGGTTTGGTAGGGAGGGTGTGCGAAATCCAATCCCTGGATGCCAGAGAAGGTTCCTTGTTTTCGATCAGTCTGGTAATGAACAAAGGTTGATCTATAGTTCCTTTGGCCCTCCTGTCCCAAAACCAACTGCAGCTGATGCAAAGCCAATTCCGGGTTATTTTGACCACAACGAATATGCTGCAAAAATGGACCAGACAAAGCTGATGAAGTTGCCTGAAGTATCAGACGAGAATCACTTTACTAGTGAAGAAAGTGAGATGCATGAGGACACTGAAGAAATTAATGCCCTGCTATACTCAGATGATGACTATTATGATGAAAATGGTGGTGGcagtgatgatgatggtgatgatagtGACGACGATGAGGTAAGGAGTACTGGTCACTCTCCCATTCTGATTAAAAGTCACGGGACACAAGAACAGGCAGAGAAAATAATAGAGGAGGAAGGTACTAGTTCTGATGGCCCAAACAAACGGCAGAAATTGATCGATGGCGGGTACAAAAAATCATCACTAGTAGACACTGCTAGTTCAGTAAAAGTGGAAACATTTCATGGATACGACGATGATATGGAATCGAACTATGCTAAACGGCAAAGCCAAGATGGGGAAATGATTTCCATTTTGAGCAGCAAGCAATTTAGAAAGGACAAGATTCGTGCAACGTTGAAAATTCTGGAGAGCATAATCCCTGGTGCAAAGGATAAAGAACCATTGTTGGTCCTTGATGAAGCTATAGATTACTTGAAGTCTTTGAAGCTCAAGGCCAAAACTCTAGGAGTGAGCTACCTTTAA
- the LOC18107051 gene encoding transcription factor bHLH143 isoform X1 produces the protein MVKAEGSWLSPPHSTRKLPNFHCMTTSLDPAQLQCLPECMNPGTRMTSANMAMPGLAVSSIPNFKTQGNEAYGLPQCLPSNFQNFLHATNPYVRENLSVFSYGFGREGVRNPIPGCQRRFLVFDQSGNEQRLIYSSFGPPVPKPTAADAKPIPGYFDHNEYAAKMDQTKLMKLPEVSDENHFTSEESEMHEDTEEINALLYSDDDYYDENGGGSDDDGDDSDDDEVRSTGHSPILIKSHGTQEQAEKIIEEEGTSSDGPNKRQKLIDGGYKKSSLVDTASSVKVETFHGYDDDMESNYAKRQSQDGEMISILSSKQFRKDKIRATLKILESIIPGAKDKEPLLVLDEAIDYLKSLKLKAKTLGVSYL, from the coding sequence ATGGTTAAGGCTGAAGGTTCTTGGCTTTCTCCACCACATTCTACTCGGAAATTGCCAAATTTCCATTGCATGACCACATCATTGGATCCTGCGCAACTACAATGTTTGCCAGAATGTATGAACCCTGGCACGCGCATGACTTCTGCAAATATGGCAATGCCAGGGCTGGCAGTTTCAAGCATTCCAAATTTCAAGACACAAGGCAATGAAGCCTACGGGTTGCCTCAGTGTTTACCCTCTAACTTTCAGAATTTTCTTCACGCTACAAATCCATATGTCAGAGAAAATTTGTCTGTGTTTTCTTATGGGTTTGGTAGGGAGGGTGTGCGAAATCCAATCCCTGGATGCCAGAGAAGGTTCCTTGTTTTCGATCAGTCTGGTAATGAACAAAGGTTGATCTATAGTTCCTTTGGCCCTCCTGTCCCAAAACCAACTGCAGCTGATGCAAAGCCAATTCCGGGTTATTTTGACCACAACGAATATGCTGCAAAAATGGACCAGACAAAGCTGATGAAGTTGCCTGAAGTATCAGACGAGAATCACTTTACTAGTGAAGAAAGTGAGATGCATGAGGACACTGAAGAAATTAATGCCCTGCTATACTCAGATGATGACTATTATGATGAAAATGGTGGTGGcagtgatgatgatggtgatgatagtGACGACGATGAGGTAAGGAGTACTGGTCACTCTCCCATTCTGATTAAAAGTCACGGGACACAAGAACAGGCAGAGAAAATAATAGAGGAGGAAGGTACTAGTTCTGATGGCCCAAACAAACGGCAGAAATTGATCGATGGCGGGTACAAAAAATCATCACTAGTAGACACTGCTAGTTCAGTAAAAGTGGAAACATTTCATGGATACGACGATGATATGGAATCGAACTATGCTAAACGGCAAAGCCAAGATGGGGAAATGATTTCCATTTTGAGCAGCAAGCAATTTAGAAAGGACAAGATTCGTGCAACGTTGAAAATTCTGGAGAGCATAATCCCTGGTGCAAAGGATAAAGAACCATTGTTGGTCCTTGATGAAGCTATAGATTACTTGAAGTCTTTGAAGCTCAAGGCCAAAACTCTAGGAGTGAGCTACCTTTAA